Proteins encoded together in one Marispirochaeta sp. window:
- a CDS encoding DsrE family protein has translation MKYVLFAFNGDPICFVHVMLNAFDMREKGHDVKVVLEGSAVTVPRAMAEPGAAFAPLWESLKGSGMIDTVCKACSAKLGVTRDVETQGLPLGGDMKGHPSMSAYAEQGYTVITF, from the coding sequence ATGAAATATGTGCTGTTTGCTTTTAACGGTGACCCGATCTGTTTTGTTCACGTAATGCTTAACGCGTTTGATATGCGGGAAAAAGGTCATGACGTAAAGGTTGTTCTGGAAGGCAGTGCCGTTACAGTTCCCCGGGCCATGGCGGAACCGGGAGCAGCTTTCGCCCCCTTATGGGAAAGCCTGAAGGGTTCGGGAATGATCGATACGGTTTGCAAAGCCTGTTCAGCCAAACTCGGCGTTACCAGGGATGTTGAGACTCAGGGATTGCCCCTGGGAGGCGACATGAAGGGGCATCCCTCCATGAGCGCCTATGCCGAACAGGGCTACACTGTAATAACTTTTTAA
- a CDS encoding HEAT repeat domain-containing protein, translating into MNISGLLGSLPLWIYIVDAILIAGIVAALIWTFISHSVFKKRLEKAAVDEEAARELILEKYDTSALIRRSRLIEAGADKYGDSLLKNLSMDEIWVNLLRRRKRVTDIRRVLKFIPERGLFYVFLAVLDKPRKVRYLTDWLKESGDLLAMRRIALSGKGENFDGQTALEIFEEYIPHIREMTGDPEWASRYFAVKILLHHDDDRSQRAVWDCLHDTHALVRRTVATELTTDKKDELFEALKTLFIDDPVFEVRRAAKERINLDFPDREVLNIKKMNDVEAFHVLDLMNPEFAQDENTALSFLDHDNNELRLSAAYFLNRLGTLDRLFQQVELGDRELFERNFKLLTKAAEVGISDFLKSVSSTKNPATLLMAARLLQRTGSRELINSLAKNVFALTDEEKTHADQRKLYDETLKAIKSRGTCDAVQFICQELEKHSHQGDFLDRILPALPESGDFLIAPLLVSMLKDPEVPRRDLIRETIFRFNECFYQGEIIGILKAEREEYPHQVRIDALKLLAQLKKPYCLQHVLENLSILPLDEARYFTSILADFSGALFNKRVEGIMASDDAHVRASLIAALPATGIKDFIAPIRKALKDADPEVRMAAVWALHDYQEQRALNGTVEMLRDPVERVRVQVAKALGSHGTEGVLDRLKELLFDENEVPTVKIAAIAGLSFSETRGSVDVLVEKLRDMTGELREEIIQALAEKHDQRSLTRMVEVFKDSEPKIRESMSEAFKRMRSKGETSLVNLLNEDIPSLLPLVYDILEDTGWVESIIRRLAKRDPKERREAAALLARIGTRAAFRGIVLAARDPDEEVRVEVTKALEYLNTPEGAEILADLENDPDKRVRKYTLWALERIKAKNLD; encoded by the coding sequence ATGAATATAAGCGGACTTCTGGGATCACTTCCGCTATGGATCTATATTGTAGATGCGATCCTTATAGCCGGGATCGTTGCAGCTCTGATCTGGACCTTTATCAGCCATTCTGTTTTTAAAAAAAGACTGGAAAAAGCTGCTGTCGACGAGGAAGCGGCCAGAGAACTTATCCTTGAAAAATACGATACGTCAGCGCTTATCCGCCGTTCACGGTTAATCGAAGCCGGGGCGGATAAATACGGTGACAGCCTGCTGAAGAATCTCTCCATGGATGAGATCTGGGTGAACCTGCTGCGTCGACGCAAACGGGTAACCGACATTCGCCGGGTACTGAAGTTTATTCCCGAGCGGGGGCTGTTCTATGTTTTTCTGGCCGTTCTCGACAAGCCCAGGAAAGTCCGCTATCTGACAGACTGGCTGAAGGAGAGCGGCGACCTTCTGGCAATGAGACGCATCGCCCTCTCCGGAAAAGGGGAGAATTTTGACGGACAGACTGCCTTGGAGATTTTTGAAGAGTATATCCCCCACATTCGGGAGATGACAGGAGATCCCGAATGGGCTTCCCGTTATTTTGCGGTGAAGATCCTGCTGCACCATGATGATGACCGGTCGCAGCGGGCGGTCTGGGACTGCCTTCATGATACCCACGCTCTTGTACGGCGGACTGTTGCCACTGAGTTAACGACCGATAAAAAAGACGAGTTATTTGAAGCCCTGAAAACCCTGTTCATCGATGATCCCGTTTTCGAGGTCCGCCGGGCTGCCAAGGAGAGGATCAATCTCGATTTTCCCGACCGTGAAGTCCTGAACATTAAAAAGATGAACGACGTCGAAGCATTTCATGTTCTTGATTTGATGAATCCGGAATTTGCCCAGGACGAAAACACAGCCCTCTCCTTTCTGGATCATGACAATAACGAGCTGCGCCTGAGTGCGGCATATTTTCTGAATCGTCTGGGCACGCTGGACCGGCTCTTCCAGCAGGTCGAGCTTGGAGACCGGGAACTTTTTGAACGCAACTTCAAGCTTTTGACCAAAGCTGCCGAGGTCGGGATTTCCGACTTCCTGAAATCCGTCTCCTCTACAAAGAATCCCGCGACCCTGCTTATGGCAGCCCGACTTCTGCAGAGAACCGGGTCCCGGGAACTGATAAACAGTCTTGCAAAGAATGTATTTGCCCTCACCGACGAAGAGAAGACTCATGCCGATCAGAGAAAACTCTACGATGAAACCCTTAAAGCTATCAAATCGCGTGGGACCTGTGATGCGGTTCAATTTATCTGTCAGGAGCTGGAGAAGCACTCTCATCAGGGTGACTTTCTGGACCGTATTCTGCCTGCTCTGCCGGAAAGCGGGGACTTCCTCATTGCCCCGCTGCTTGTCAGCATGCTGAAGGATCCCGAGGTCCCGCGGCGGGACCTTATAAGGGAAACCATTTTCCGCTTCAATGAATGTTTCTACCAGGGAGAAATAATCGGCATCCTGAAAGCGGAGCGGGAAGAATACCCTCACCAGGTGCGTATTGACGCTCTTAAACTCCTGGCTCAGCTTAAGAAACCCTATTGCCTGCAGCATGTGCTGGAAAACCTCTCCATTTTACCTCTGGATGAGGCCCGGTATTTTACCTCAATCCTCGCCGATTTTAGCGGGGCCCTCTTCAACAAACGGGTAGAAGGCATCATGGCAAGCGATGACGCCCATGTGCGGGCTTCCCTTATTGCAGCTCTGCCGGCTACCGGTATCAAGGATTTTATTGCCCCGATTCGCAAAGCCCTCAAGGATGCAGATCCGGAGGTGCGCATGGCTGCGGTCTGGGCACTGCATGATTACCAGGAGCAGCGGGCTCTGAACGGTACTGTTGAAATGCTGCGAGACCCGGTGGAACGGGTCCGGGTTCAGGTGGCGAAAGCCCTTGGTTCCCACGGCACAGAAGGGGTTCTTGATCGGCTTAAGGAGCTCCTGTTTGATGAGAATGAGGTGCCCACCGTCAAGATTGCCGCGATAGCCGGACTCAGCTTCTCCGAAACCCGGGGCAGCGTGGATGTACTGGTTGAAAAGCTGAGAGACATGACAGGAGAATTGCGGGAAGAGATTATTCAGGCTCTGGCGGAAAAACATGACCAGCGCAGCCTTACACGCATGGTCGAGGTATTCAAGGATTCTGAACCAAAAATCAGGGAATCCATGAGCGAGGCTTTCAAACGAATGCGCAGCAAAGGAGAAACATCCCTGGTAAATCTGCTGAACGAAGACATCCCCTCGCTCCTTCCTCTGGTCTACGATATTCTGGAAGACACCGGCTGGGTAGAGAGCATAATCCGGCGGCTTGCTAAGCGGGATCCCAAGGAGCGCCGCGAGGCAGCAGCCCTGCTGGCCCGCATCGGCACCAGGGCCGCTTTCCGGGGGATTGTGCTTGCCGCCAGAGACCCCGACGAAGAGGTCCGGGTCGAGGTTACAAAAGCACTGGAGTATCTGAACACCCCGGAAGGAGCAGAAATCCTCGCAGACCTGGAAAACGATCCCGATAAGCGGGTGCGCAAGTATACCCTGTGGGCCCTTGAACGGATAAAGGCCAAAAACCTGGATTAA